The following coding sequences are from one Halorubrum sp. BOL3-1 window:
- a CDS encoding NAD-dependent epimerase/dehydratase family protein — translation MQGKRVLVTGGAGFIGSNLANRLAADNDVIAVDDLYLGAAENLDDAVEFVEADVVDDDYPVDVDVVFHLAALSSRNMHENDPQRGCRVNVEGFVNAVERARNAGCDTVVYASTSSIYGSRTEPSPVDMDVEAHTAYEASKLARERYAEYYANHHDMNMAGLRFFSVYQGFGGNEEHKGEYANTIAQFADKIADGEAPELFGDGSQTRDFTHVSDVARACELAADHGLTGVFNVGTEEAYSFNEMVSLINDALGTDIDPEYIECPFDGYVHDTMADYSTFHEATGWEPEVGFEEGVELVCEPYR, via the coding sequence ATGCAGGGCAAACGCGTCCTCGTCACGGGCGGCGCGGGCTTCATCGGCTCGAACCTCGCGAACCGCCTCGCGGCCGACAACGACGTTATCGCGGTCGACGACCTCTACCTCGGCGCGGCCGAGAACCTCGACGACGCGGTCGAGTTCGTCGAGGCCGACGTCGTCGACGACGACTACCCCGTCGACGTCGACGTCGTCTTCCACCTCGCCGCGCTCTCCTCGCGGAACATGCACGAGAACGACCCCCAGCGCGGCTGCCGCGTCAACGTCGAGGGGTTCGTCAACGCGGTCGAGCGCGCCCGGAACGCGGGGTGTGACACGGTCGTCTACGCCTCCACGTCCTCCATCTACGGCAGCCGAACCGAACCCTCGCCGGTCGACATGGACGTCGAGGCCCACACCGCCTACGAGGCCTCGAAGCTGGCGCGCGAGCGCTACGCCGAATATTACGCCAACCACCACGACATGAACATGGCAGGCCTCCGCTTCTTCTCGGTGTATCAGGGATTCGGCGGTAACGAGGAACACAAAGGCGAGTACGCCAACACGATCGCGCAGTTCGCCGACAAGATCGCGGACGGCGAGGCCCCGGAGCTGTTCGGTGACGGCAGCCAGACCCGCGACTTCACGCACGTCTCGGACGTGGCCCGCGCCTGTGAACTCGCCGCCGACCACGGGCTGACGGGCGTGTTCAACGTCGGCACCGAGGAGGCGTACTCCTTCAACGAGATGGTCTCGCTGATCAACGACGCGCTCGGCACGGACATCGACCCCGAGTACATCGAGTGCCCGTTCGACGGGTACGTCCACGACACGATGGCGGACTACTCGACGTTCCACGAGGCGACCGGCTGGGAGCCGGAGGTCGGCTTCGAGGAGGGCGTCGAGCTGGTGTGTGAGCCGTACCGGTAA
- the glmM gene encoding phosphoglucosamine mutase, whose amino-acid sequence MFGTSGVRGPVGEAVTADLALDVGRALATDGVETVVIGRDARDSGRMLARALTAGLTECGADVVDVGVEATPTVARAVAREGADAGVVVTASHNPAPDNGIKLWTASGRAFDEERNDRIAETVEAAAFDFAGHDGIGAVEERDVVAGGDARRAHERALRETVSLPGDLSVVVDLGNGVGRVTADALHEAGCDVETLNGQRDGRFPGRPSEPTAANCETACEVVAATDADLGLVHDGDADRLMAIDERGRFVAGDALLALFARREASGGDRVAVPVDTSLLVADALAEVDADVTYTPVGDAYVAAEAAKSGVAFGGEPSGAWIWPERTLCPDGPLAACVLTTLVDAEGSLAALVDDLPEYPIRRDSVRAEAKEAVVEGVAAAANEEYDDVSTLDGIRVETETGWFLVRASGTEPLVRITAEAREADDADALFETARDLVDRAVETV is encoded by the coding sequence ATGTTCGGCACAAGCGGCGTGCGGGGTCCGGTCGGCGAGGCGGTCACGGCCGACCTCGCACTCGACGTCGGCCGCGCGCTGGCGACGGACGGCGTGGAGACCGTCGTGATCGGCCGTGACGCCCGCGACAGCGGGCGGATGCTCGCACGCGCGCTCACCGCCGGCCTCACCGAGTGCGGGGCCGACGTGGTCGATGTCGGCGTGGAGGCGACGCCGACGGTGGCGCGGGCGGTCGCCCGCGAGGGCGCGGACGCCGGCGTCGTCGTCACCGCATCGCACAACCCCGCGCCCGACAACGGGATCAAGCTCTGGACGGCGTCCGGGCGTGCGTTCGATGAGGAGCGCAACGACCGCATCGCCGAGACCGTCGAGGCGGCAGCGTTCGACTTCGCCGGCCACGACGGGATCGGCGCGGTCGAAGAGCGCGACGTGGTCGCGGGCGGCGACGCCCGACGCGCTCACGAACGCGCGCTCCGCGAGACCGTCTCGCTCCCCGGCGACCTGTCCGTCGTCGTCGACCTCGGGAACGGGGTCGGTCGCGTGACCGCGGACGCCCTCCATGAAGCCGGCTGCGACGTGGAGACGCTCAACGGCCAGCGCGACGGGCGGTTCCCCGGCCGTCCGAGCGAGCCGACCGCGGCGAACTGCGAGACCGCCTGCGAGGTCGTGGCGGCGACCGACGCGGACCTCGGCCTCGTCCACGACGGCGACGCCGACCGGCTGATGGCGATCGACGAGCGCGGGCGGTTCGTCGCCGGCGACGCGCTGCTCGCGCTGTTCGCCCGGCGCGAGGCGAGCGGGGGTGACCGCGTGGCGGTCCCGGTCGACACCAGCCTCCTCGTCGCGGACGCGCTCGCGGAGGTCGACGCCGACGTGACGTACACGCCGGTCGGCGACGCCTACGTCGCCGCGGAGGCGGCGAAGTCGGGCGTCGCCTTCGGCGGCGAGCCGAGCGGGGCGTGGATCTGGCCCGAGCGGACGCTCTGTCCCGACGGCCCGCTCGCGGCCTGTGTCCTGACCACGCTCGTCGACGCGGAGGGGTCGCTGGCGGCGCTCGTCGACGACCTCCCCGAGTACCCGATCCGTCGGGACTCGGTACGGGCCGAGGCGAAGGAGGCCGTCGTTGAGGGCGTCGCCGCCGCCGCGAACGAGGAGTACGACGACGTCTCGACGCTCGACGGAATCCGCGTGGAGACGGAGACCGGCTGGTTCCTCGTCCGCGCGAGCGGGACCGAGCCCCTGGTGCGGATCACCGCCGAAGCGCGCGAGGCGGACGACGCCGACGCTCTCTTCGAGACGGCTCGCGACCTCGTCGACCGCGCCGTCGAGACGGTATAG
- a CDS encoding ArsR family transcriptional regulator, whose amino-acid sequence MHRREAGGAPTRSIAVCGALPSGKLSFSEDTFRRMASEPSVDQREVYSLLDDEYARRILIETYDETRSARALSEACDASEATVYRRLERLREQDLVETVQEVDPNRGPQQVYAARLSRVSVDLTATGFEVSVDYVEETAADRLTRLYEELSG is encoded by the coding sequence ATGCACCGCCGGGAGGCGGGCGGCGCGCCGACTCGGTCGATCGCGGTGTGCGGGGCGCTCCCGTCGGGGAAACTAAGTTTCTCCGAGGATACCTTCCGTCGGATGGCCTCTGAGCCGTCGGTAGACCAGCGGGAAGTGTACTCCCTGCTCGACGATGAGTATGCCCGACGGATCCTCATCGAGACCTACGACGAGACGCGCTCGGCGCGGGCGCTCAGCGAGGCGTGCGACGCCTCCGAGGCGACGGTGTACCGGCGACTCGAACGGCTCCGCGAGCAGGACCTCGTCGAGACCGTCCAAGAGGTCGACCCGAACCGAGGGCCACAACAGGTGTACGCCGCCCGGCTCAGTCGGGTCTCGGTCGACCTGACGGCGACCGGCTTCGAAGTGAGCGTTGATTACGTCGAAGAGACGGCCGCAGACCGACTGACGCGGCTCTACGAGGAGTTATCGGGATGA
- a CDS encoding sensor domain-containing protein, translating to MSDHSWSPRSPGEALARFVGVPFDGQTYRNLAYLLLAFPLGIAYFTVVTTGLSTGLGLLVTLAGVPIVVGTLVVTIGIGSFERRLAEWLLDVDIDGAPSDVELAFGSAEEAVGTAKRILIAPTTWTGLLLVGLKFVYGIVAFTALVTAFAVAVSLLTLPVFYDAAGVTYTVGPYVVDTLREAVAGAGLGVLLVLVSLHVLNGVARFGGFLTGTLLGGEARTTEAADD from the coding sequence ATGAGCGACCACAGCTGGTCCCCACGCTCGCCGGGCGAGGCGCTCGCGCGCTTCGTCGGTGTGCCGTTCGACGGACAGACGTATCGGAACCTCGCGTACCTGCTGTTAGCGTTCCCGCTGGGGATCGCCTACTTCACGGTCGTCACGACCGGCCTCTCGACCGGCCTCGGGCTGCTCGTGACCCTCGCCGGCGTCCCGATCGTCGTCGGGACGCTCGTCGTGACGATCGGGATCGGCTCGTTCGAACGCCGGCTCGCCGAGTGGCTCCTCGACGTGGACATCGACGGCGCGCCGTCCGACGTCGAACTCGCCTTCGGTTCGGCCGAGGAGGCGGTCGGGACGGCGAAACGTATCCTGATCGCACCGACGACGTGGACCGGCTTGTTGTTGGTAGGCCTCAAGTTCGTCTACGGTATCGTCGCGTTCACCGCGCTCGTCACCGCGTTCGCCGTGGCGGTCTCGCTGCTCACGCTGCCGGTGTTCTACGACGCCGCCGGCGTGACCTACACGGTCGGTCCGTACGTGGTGGACACGCTGCGGGAGGCGGTCGCGGGCGCCGGGCTCGGCGTCCTCCTGGTCCTCGTGTCGCTCCACGTCCTCAACGGCGTCGCTCGGTTCGGTGGGTTCCTCACCGGAACGCTCCTCGGCGGTGAGGCGCGGACGACGGAGGCCGCCGATGACTGA
- a CDS encoding phosphoadenosine phosphosulfate reductase family protein, with amino-acid sequence MSDDFPARVDVDYTDGEGEDPGDYPSVQHKIEKAVEVTRRGLEQYDNPAVMWTGGKDSTLTLYFINQVAEEYGYEKPTAVFIDHFQHFDSITDFVEHWADEWDIDLVYARNDDVGAYVDGHGLEPGDDIPVAELSEHNRHHVRDILEYEEDTFPFLLDTYVGNHLLKTVALNDALEEYGIDGVISGVRWDEQEARADETFFSPRHDPDLFPPHDRIQPILQFAEADVWDTFWNFVVPDTVEAFPDEGYVPQTDDDLPEGVTREDVPISPKYFAGFRSLGSEISTEKTTEEPAWLQDLEDTTERAGRAQDKEDLMERLRDLGYM; translated from the coding sequence ATGAGCGATGACTTCCCGGCACGCGTCGACGTCGATTACACCGACGGCGAGGGCGAAGACCCCGGCGACTACCCGTCGGTCCAGCACAAGATCGAGAAGGCGGTCGAGGTCACCCGCCGCGGGCTCGAACAGTACGACAACCCGGCCGTGATGTGGACCGGCGGGAAAGACTCCACGCTGACGCTGTACTTCATCAACCAGGTCGCCGAGGAGTACGGCTACGAGAAGCCGACCGCGGTCTTCATCGACCACTTCCAGCACTTCGACTCGATCACCGACTTTGTCGAACACTGGGCCGACGAGTGGGACATCGACCTCGTCTACGCCCGCAACGACGACGTCGGCGCGTACGTCGACGGGCACGGCCTGGAGCCGGGCGACGACATCCCGGTCGCAGAGCTGTCCGAACACAATCGGCACCACGTCCGCGACATCCTCGAATACGAGGAGGACACGTTCCCGTTCCTGCTCGACACCTACGTCGGCAACCACCTGCTGAAGACGGTCGCGCTCAACGACGCCCTCGAAGAGTACGGCATCGACGGCGTCATCTCCGGCGTCCGCTGGGACGAACAGGAGGCCCGCGCCGACGAGACGTTCTTCTCGCCGCGCCACGACCCCGACCTGTTCCCGCCGCACGACCGCATCCAGCCCATCCTCCAGTTCGCCGAGGCCGACGTCTGGGACACATTCTGGAACTTCGTCGTGCCGGACACGGTCGAGGCGTTCCCCGACGAGGGGTACGTCCCGCAGACCGACGACGACCTGCCCGAGGGCGTCACCCGGGAAGACGTCCCCATCTCTCCGAAGTACTTCGCCGGGTTCCGGTCGCTCGGCAGCGAGATCTCGACCGAGAAGACGACCGAGGAGCCCGCGTGGCTCCAGGACCTCGAAGACACGACCGAGCGCGCCGGCCGCGCCCAGGACAAAGAAGACCTGATGGAGCGGCTGCGCGACCTCGGTTACATGTGA
- a CDS encoding type II toxin-antitoxin system VapC family toxin yields the protein MSVFVDTGVFYAHHDADASRHDAGAAALNAVLTSPEYGHVMTSDYVYDEVVTLTHRRTGDLDAGLEVGNRIRGEEYPSAIELLHSSPTLFDRAVEVHRTYADHRLSFTDAMTVAHVEYHDIDRVLSFDDDFDGIVDRLVPERLTS from the coding sequence ATGAGCGTGTTCGTCGATACCGGCGTCTTCTACGCGCATCACGACGCCGACGCGAGCCGTCACGATGCCGGCGCCGCAGCGTTGAACGCCGTCCTCACGTCGCCGGAGTACGGCCATGTGATGACGAGCGACTACGTTTACGACGAAGTGGTTACACTTACGCATCGACGAACGGGCGATCTCGACGCCGGACTCGAGGTCGGCAACCGGATCCGAGGGGAAGAGTACCCCTCGGCTATCGAGCTTCTCCATTCCTCGCCGACGCTGTTCGACCGCGCCGTGGAAGTACACCGAACGTACGCCGACCACCGGCTCAGCTTCACCGACGCGATGACCGTCGCTCACGTTGAGTACCACGACATCGATCGCGTGTTAAGCTTCGACGACGATTTTGACGGCATCGTCGATCGTCTCGTGCCGGAAAGGCTTACCTCTTGA
- a CDS encoding trans-acting enoyl reductase family protein: protein MTDPDRTHDVVVWGATGVAGRFTAEYLTERYAPEDLSVAVGGRSPEKLDALVDDLTRRSDAWDDVPVVVGDATDPESLRAIARDARVVCTTVGPYTRYGSPLVEACVETGTDYCDLTGEVNWTREMVDRFHEGAADAEARIVHSCGFDSVPSDIGTLLVESFAAETFGAPCETVRIYLDGGSGSVSGGTLASFGELFEAAATDPVARETLRNPYSLAPNGERSGVDPGAQRWPRTDPLRGGWTAPSPMAPVNERVVRRSNALLGYPWGREFRCTEVVPTGEGVRGAAVAGLVAGGLGAFTAAMSVGPVRSALRRYAFPDPGEGPTREEAEAGHFRIGVRGRGTATDGPFTVEAEFGADRDPGYGATARMLGESAVCLARGDVDSPLDGGVLTPASGIGLPLAERLRAVGFTASVDGVADDKRS from the coding sequence ATGACGGACCCCGATCGGACGCACGACGTCGTGGTGTGGGGAGCGACCGGAGTCGCCGGGCGGTTCACGGCCGAGTATCTCACCGAGCGGTACGCGCCCGAGGACCTCTCCGTGGCCGTCGGCGGACGGAGCCCGGAGAAACTCGACGCGCTCGTCGACGACCTCACCCGTCGCAGCGACGCCTGGGACGACGTGCCCGTCGTCGTGGGCGACGCCACCGACCCCGAGAGCCTGCGCGCGATCGCGCGGGACGCGCGGGTCGTCTGTACGACGGTCGGCCCGTACACGAGATACGGCTCGCCGCTGGTCGAGGCCTGCGTCGAGACCGGGACCGACTACTGCGACCTCACCGGCGAGGTGAACTGGACCCGCGAGATGGTCGACCGGTTCCACGAGGGTGCGGCCGACGCCGAGGCCCGGATCGTCCACAGCTGCGGGTTCGACTCGGTGCCGTCGGACATCGGCACCCTGCTCGTCGAGTCGTTCGCGGCGGAGACGTTCGGCGCGCCCTGTGAAACGGTTCGGATCTACCTCGACGGCGGCAGCGGGAGCGTCAGCGGCGGCACGCTGGCGAGCTTCGGCGAGCTGTTCGAGGCGGCCGCGACCGATCCGGTCGCCCGGGAGACGCTCCGGAATCCCTACTCGCTGGCTCCGAACGGCGAGCGGAGCGGCGTCGACCCGGGCGCACAGCGATGGCCGCGGACGGACCCGCTACGCGGGGGATGGACGGCGCCCTCGCCGATGGCCCCGGTGAACGAGCGCGTAGTGCGGCGCAGCAACGCGCTGCTCGGCTACCCGTGGGGTCGCGAGTTCCGGTGTACCGAGGTCGTCCCGACCGGAGAGGGAGTTCGGGGCGCGGCGGTCGCCGGACTCGTCGCCGGCGGGCTCGGAGCGTTCACCGCCGCCATGTCCGTCGGTCCGGTGCGCTCGGCGCTCCGACGGTACGCCTTCCCGGACCCAGGCGAGGGACCGACGCGCGAGGAGGCCGAGGCCGGTCACTTCCGTATCGGCGTCCGCGGACGCGGCACGGCCACGGACGGTCCCTTCACCGTCGAGGCCGAGTTCGGCGCCGACCGCGACCCCGGCTACGGCGCGACCGCGCGCATGCTCGGCGAGTCGGCGGTGTGTCTGGCGCGCGGCGACGTCGACTCCCCGCTCGACGGGGGCGTGTTGACGCCGGCGTCGGGCATCGGGCTCCCGCTCGCGGAGCGGCTCCGCGCGGTCGGCTTCACCGCGTCGGTCGACGGGGTCGCGGACGACAAGCGATCCTGA
- a CDS encoding DUF4097 family beta strand repeat-containing protein yields MTDGSDDGAPTTRRRLLGAGGAALGGVLAGCSAVADAERRSTTERRTVDASTVSTLAVTDATGDISFRSKPRDDIEVVARKHALGGVSLDELDATVRVADDRLEVTTGEPRIFGFGGGRVDVEIHAPPSVAVDRLHTADGDVHAASVPDGATLVTSDGDVSVTDARGAVAVESRDGDVDIDGTGGPVSATTSDGTIRVRSPGRVETLRTRDGDVVADVPAVVEDAVVESSDGDLSLRLGEGLSAALTARTHDGEVSVTNAGSSFRVRERTETRLRAAVNDGDAVLTARTNDGDVAIRA; encoded by the coding sequence ATGACTGACGGGTCGGACGACGGCGCACCGACGACCCGTCGACGCCTGCTCGGCGCGGGCGGCGCCGCGCTGGGCGGCGTCCTCGCCGGGTGTAGCGCGGTCGCCGACGCCGAGCGCCGATCGACGACTGAGCGCCGAACCGTCGACGCGTCGACGGTGTCGACGCTCGCCGTGACGGACGCCACCGGTGACATCTCATTCCGCAGTAAGCCCCGCGACGACATCGAGGTCGTCGCTCGGAAGCACGCCCTCGGCGGCGTTTCACTCGACGAACTCGACGCGACGGTACGCGTGGCCGACGACCGCCTCGAAGTGACGACGGGCGAGCCGCGGATCTTCGGGTTCGGCGGCGGGCGGGTCGACGTCGAGATACACGCCCCGCCGAGCGTGGCCGTCGACCGACTCCACACCGCCGACGGAGACGTTCACGCGGCGTCGGTTCCGGACGGCGCGACGCTCGTCACGTCGGACGGCGACGTCTCGGTCACCGACGCTCGCGGCGCGGTGGCCGTCGAGTCCCGAGACGGGGACGTCGACATCGACGGAACCGGCGGGCCCGTGTCGGCGACGACGAGCGACGGAACGATTCGCGTGAGAAGCCCGGGCCGGGTCGAAACGCTCCGGACCCGAGACGGCGACGTCGTGGCCGACGTGCCCGCCGTGGTCGAGGACGCAGTCGTCGAGTCGTCGGACGGCGACCTGTCGCTCCGGCTCGGCGAGGGACTGAGCGCGGCGCTCACCGCCCGCACCCACGACGGCGAGGTCAGCGTCACGAATGCCGGTTCGTCATTCCGGGTGCGAGAGCGGACGGAGACCCGGCTGCGGGCGGCCGTCAACGACGGGGACGCCGTCCTGACGGCTCGGACGAACGACGGCGACGTCGCGATCCGGGCGTGA
- the glmU gene encoding bifunctional sugar-1-phosphate nucleotidylyltransferase/acetyltransferase, whose amino-acid sequence MYGVVLAAGRGTRMRPLTDRRPKPLLPVGDRSLLEQVFEAARDVVDEFVVVTGYRGDAIRDGVGESYRDRPVHYVEQAEALGTAHAVAQAEPIVDDDFLVLNGDVVVDASLPRALADAGAPAIAATEVEDPRAYGVLSTAEDGSLAAVVEKPDDPPTNLANVGCYVFEPEVFEYIDRTPESERGEYEITTTVDLLLDDGRRIDVAPYDGTWLDVGRPWELLEANELVLAELDDETDISGTVEEDVHLRGPVVVEEDARVRSGTYVEGPALIREGADVGPNAYVRGSTVVGPGVHVGHSVEVKNSVLMADASVGHLSYVGDSVVGRGVNFGAGTNVANLRHDDENVCLTVKGDPVDTGRRKLGAIVGDGAKTGINTSLNAGVKIGAGETTGPGEVLTRDRT is encoded by the coding sequence ATGTACGGAGTCGTGCTCGCGGCCGGCCGCGGGACCCGGATGCGACCGCTGACGGACCGCCGACCCAAACCGCTGCTGCCGGTCGGAGACCGCTCGCTGCTCGAACAGGTGTTCGAGGCCGCCCGCGACGTCGTCGACGAGTTCGTCGTCGTGACGGGGTACCGCGGCGACGCGATCCGCGATGGCGTCGGCGAGTCCTATCGCGACCGTCCGGTTCACTACGTCGAGCAGGCGGAGGCGCTGGGGACCGCCCACGCCGTGGCGCAGGCCGAGCCGATCGTTGACGACGACTTCCTCGTGCTCAACGGCGACGTGGTCGTGGACGCGTCGCTCCCGCGCGCGCTCGCCGACGCCGGCGCACCGGCGATCGCCGCCACCGAAGTCGAAGACCCGCGGGCGTACGGCGTGCTCTCGACCGCCGAGGACGGGTCGCTCGCGGCCGTCGTCGAGAAGCCCGACGACCCGCCGACGAACCTCGCGAACGTCGGCTGCTACGTGTTCGAGCCGGAGGTGTTCGAGTACATCGACCGCACGCCCGAAAGCGAGCGCGGCGAGTACGAAATCACGACGACGGTCGACCTCCTGCTCGATGACGGCCGGCGGATCGACGTCGCCCCCTACGACGGCACGTGGCTCGACGTCGGCCGCCCGTGGGAGCTGCTGGAGGCGAACGAGCTGGTGCTGGCGGAGCTGGACGACGAGACCGACATTTCTGGCACCGTCGAGGAGGACGTTCACCTCCGCGGGCCGGTCGTCGTCGAGGAGGACGCGCGGGTCCGGTCGGGGACGTACGTCGAGGGGCCGGCGCTGATCCGCGAGGGCGCCGACGTGGGACCGAACGCCTACGTCCGCGGGTCGACCGTGGTCGGGCCGGGCGTCCACGTGGGCCACTCGGTTGAGGTGAAAAACTCGGTGCTGATGGCCGACGCGTCGGTCGGCCACCTCTCGTACGTCGGTGATTCGGTGGTGGGCCGCGGCGTCAACTTCGGCGCGGGGACGAACGTCGCCAACCTCAGACATGACGACGAGAACGTCTGCCTGACCGTCAAAGGCGACCCCGTCGACACCGGGCGCCGGAAGCTCGGCGCGATCGTCGGTGACGGCGCGAAGACCGGAATCAACACCTCGCTGAACGCCGGGGTCAAGATCGGTGCGGGCGAGACGACCGGTCCCGGAGAAGTCCTGACGCGCGACCGGACGTGA
- a CDS encoding sensor domain-containing protein, whose protein sequence is MALSDAFPPGPANDRLAATVLSAPFRARTYAAALYLALAFPLGIAYFVCTVVGLSLGLGLSVLLVGVPILAATLGGVVLVSIGERALARTLLGADVDPPSWKVREASGAVDGAVAVVTDLAVWGAVVFVLSKLVVGVVGFTLITVVLSVGGSLLSTPLYYDAPGASVGLMLPEPIRRELSLVVPWERFEVGVSFILRLTSWEVSTLPGALAMSLVGVVALVIGLNALNAAGWVCARWAELTLGRMGTSTVDGADAS, encoded by the coding sequence ATGGCCCTCTCGGACGCGTTCCCGCCCGGACCCGCGAACGATCGCCTCGCCGCCACGGTGCTTTCGGCGCCGTTCCGGGCCCGCACGTACGCCGCCGCACTGTACCTCGCGCTCGCGTTTCCGCTCGGGATCGCGTACTTCGTCTGTACGGTGGTCGGGCTCTCGCTCGGTCTCGGGCTGTCCGTGCTCTTGGTCGGCGTCCCGATACTCGCCGCGACCCTGGGCGGTGTCGTTCTGGTGTCGATCGGCGAGCGCGCACTCGCCCGGACGCTCCTCGGGGCCGACGTCGATCCCCCGTCGTGGAAGGTCAGAGAGGCGTCCGGCGCGGTCGACGGCGCGGTCGCCGTGGTGACCGACCTCGCCGTGTGGGGCGCCGTCGTCTTCGTCCTCTCGAAGCTGGTCGTCGGCGTCGTCGGCTTCACACTCATCACGGTCGTCCTCAGCGTCGGCGGGTCGCTGCTGTCGACGCCGCTGTACTACGACGCACCGGGCGCTTCCGTCGGTCTCATGCTCCCGGAACCGATCCGGCGGGAACTGTCGCTGGTCGTCCCGTGGGAGCGGTTCGAGGTCGGCGTCTCGTTCATCCTCCGGCTCACGTCGTGGGAAGTGTCGACGCTTCCGGGCGCGCTCGCGATGTCGCTCGTCGGCGTCGTGGCGCTCGTCATCGGACTGAACGCGCTGAACGCCGCCGGCTGGGTCTGCGCGCGCTGGGCGGAACTCACGCTGGGCCGGATGGGGACTTCGACGGTCGACGGCGCGGACGCGTCGTAG